The following coding sequences lie in one Mycobacterium sp. Z3061 genomic window:
- a CDS encoding ABC transporter family substrate-binding protein codes for MRSRAGRVVVALLVAVLVLSGCSTGGQLTPAGRGAVGSASDLNPQNPQTLQEGGDLRLALIDFPPNFNILHIDGNSSEIAGMMKATLPSAFTIGADGSATVNTNYFTSVELTGTNPQVITYTINPKAVWSDGSPITWRDIASQIHATTGADSAFEIATTNGADRVASVTRGVDDRQAIMTFAKPYAEWRGMFAGNGMLLPESLTATPEAFNKGWLDAPGLTAGPFIMSTLDRAKQRIVLTRNPRWWGTTPRLDSITYLVLDDPARLPALQNNTIDATGVASLDQLIIAERTKGISIRRAPAPVWTHFTMNGANGSILSDRSLRLAVSEGIDRRTIADVALHGLTGDPAPLNNHIFVAGQEGYQDNSIPYDPERARRELDAMGWKLNSESGFREKDGRQLVVRMLFYDAQSTKAVTQIAQHSLAEIGVKLDLQSRSGSGFFRDYVNVGAFDIALFGWVGDAFPLSGLTQIYASNGDSNFGKIGSPEIDDAIERTLGELDPGKARALANDVDRLIWAEGFSLPLIQSPGPVAVRSKLANFGARGLADLDYTAIGFMR; via the coding sequence ATGCGTAGCCGGGCGGGCCGCGTGGTGGTGGCGCTGCTGGTCGCCGTCTTGGTGTTGTCCGGATGCTCGACCGGCGGTCAACTGACACCCGCCGGCCGCGGGGCCGTCGGCTCCGCGAGCGATCTCAACCCACAGAACCCGCAGACCCTGCAGGAGGGCGGCGACCTGCGGCTGGCGCTGATCGACTTCCCGCCCAACTTCAACATCCTGCACATCGACGGAAACTCGTCGGAGATCGCCGGGATGATGAAGGCCACCCTGCCCAGTGCCTTCACCATCGGGGCCGACGGCTCGGCTACCGTCAACACCAACTACTTCACCAGCGTCGAGCTCACGGGCACCAACCCGCAGGTCATCACCTACACGATCAACCCGAAGGCGGTCTGGTCCGACGGCAGCCCGATCACCTGGCGCGACATCGCCAGTCAGATCCACGCCACCACGGGCGCCGACAGCGCGTTTGAGATCGCCACCACCAACGGCGCCGACCGCGTCGCCTCGGTGACCCGGGGGGTCGACGACCGTCAGGCGATCATGACCTTCGCCAAGCCCTACGCGGAGTGGCGCGGGATGTTCGCCGGCAACGGCATGCTGCTGCCCGAAAGTCTGACCGCCACGCCGGAGGCCTTCAACAAGGGCTGGCTGGATGCACCGGGCCTGACCGCCGGGCCGTTCATCATGAGCACGCTGGATCGCGCCAAACAGCGAATCGTGTTGACCCGCAACCCCAGATGGTGGGGCACCACGCCGCGCCTGGACTCCATCACCTACCTGGTCCTCGACGACCCGGCGCGGTTGCCGGCCCTGCAGAACAACACCATCGACGCCACCGGAGTGGCTTCCCTCGACCAGCTCATCATCGCCGAACGCACCAAGGGCATCTCGATCCGGCGGGCGCCGGCGCCGGTGTGGACACACTTCACGATGAACGGCGCCAACGGGTCGATCCTGTCCGACCGGTCGCTGCGGTTGGCGGTCAGCGAAGGAATCGACCGGCGCACCATCGCCGACGTTGCGCTGCACGGTCTCACCGGCGACCCGGCGCCGCTGAACAACCACATCTTCGTAGCCGGGCAGGAGGGCTACCAGGACAACAGCATCCCGTATGACCCGGAGCGCGCCCGCCGCGAACTCGACGCCATGGGTTGGAAGCTGAACTCCGAGAGCGGTTTCCGCGAGAAGGACGGGCGGCAGCTGGTGGTGCGGATGCTGTTCTACGACGCGCAGAGCACCAAAGCGGTCACCCAGATCGCTCAGCACAGCCTCGCCGAGATCGGTGTCAAGCTCGATCTGCAATCCCGTTCCGGCAGCGGCTTTTTCCGGGACTACGTCAATGTCGGGGCGTTCGACATCGCGTTGTTCGGCTGGGTGGGTGACGCGTTCCCGCTGTCCGGCCTCACCCAGATCTATGCGTCCAACGGAGACAGCAACTTCGGCAAGATCGGCAGTCCGGAGATCGACGACGCGATCGAGCGAACGCTGGGCGAGCTCGACCCGGGCAAGGCCCGGGCCCTGGCCAACGACGTGGACCGGCTCATCTGGGCCGAGGGGTTCAGCCTGCCCCTGATCCAGTCTCCAGGTCCCGTGGCGGTGCGCAGCAAGCTGGCGAATTTCGGCGCGAGAGGGTTGGCCGACCTGGACTACACCGCGATCGGGTTCATGCGCTGA